A genomic region of Erythrobacter sp. SCSIO 43205 contains the following coding sequences:
- a CDS encoding sodium:solute symporter — MERWHIIALVIAAYLAITLAIGLLSGRRASKSVSGYVAGDRDFGLLVMYFVLGASIFSAFAFLGGPGWAYSRGAAAFYILCYGVLGIAPYFFLGPKAAALGRKHGFVTQAQLICGRFPSRALSVMIAVLTVLAFIPYITLQMRGAGIVIEAVTEGNVPLWAGALVAYGIVLIYVLFSGVAAVGWTNTFQGIFMLTIAWTLGLYLPISLYGGVGEMFTQILKQRPELLTMPGLTASGEPWSWGGYSSAIIVSAVGLMMWPHLFMKAFTARSDNTLRRTVVLFPTFQLFLIPVFLIGFAGVLYPESPPSSDFILPFMILNAELPAIVVGLFCAGALSASMSTGDSLVHAAASVTVEDGIKPFKPMSDEARRKLIQVLVVVVGALSYVFAVSEGVSLVVLLLTAYGIICQLAPPIVAAMYWGRATTAGIVAGFASGSLTAAFFFLSGYFGADFRPYDLHEGMLGLMVHIPILIIVSLLTQPQAEHHREAFLTPG, encoded by the coding sequence ATGGAACGCTGGCATATTATAGCGCTCGTGATCGCTGCCTATCTCGCCATCACTTTGGCGATTGGCTTGCTCTCAGGCAGGCGCGCCTCGAAAAGCGTCTCTGGCTATGTCGCAGGGGACCGCGATTTCGGCCTTCTAGTCATGTATTTCGTCCTGGGCGCGTCGATTTTTAGCGCTTTTGCTTTCCTCGGCGGTCCCGGTTGGGCTTACAGCCGGGGCGCGGCGGCTTTCTACATTTTGTGCTATGGCGTGCTTGGTATCGCGCCCTACTTCTTCCTTGGACCAAAGGCCGCCGCTTTGGGGCGAAAGCACGGCTTTGTGACGCAAGCACAGCTTATTTGCGGGCGCTTTCCCTCGCGCGCACTGAGCGTGATGATCGCAGTACTCACCGTACTCGCTTTCATCCCCTACATTACGCTTCAGATGCGCGGCGCAGGGATAGTGATCGAGGCGGTGACCGAGGGCAATGTGCCGCTGTGGGCAGGCGCGCTTGTGGCTTATGGCATTGTGCTCATCTATGTTCTGTTCTCAGGTGTCGCAGCGGTCGGGTGGACTAACACCTTCCAAGGCATCTTCATGCTCACCATCGCGTGGACGCTAGGCCTGTATCTGCCAATTTCGCTTTATGGCGGGGTGGGTGAGATGTTTACTCAGATCCTGAAGCAGCGCCCTGAACTGCTCACCATGCCCGGTCTTACCGCAAGCGGCGAACCTTGGAGCTGGGGCGGATATTCCAGCGCTATCATCGTCTCTGCCGTGGGGCTGATGATGTGGCCTCACCTGTTTATGAAAGCCTTCACCGCGCGCTCTGATAACACTTTGCGCCGAACCGTGGTGCTTTTCCCGACCTTTCAGCTGTTCCTAATCCCGGTGTTTCTTATCGGATTTGCAGGGGTGCTCTATCCTGAAAGTCCGCCCAGCTCTGACTTCATCCTGCCTTTTATGATCCTCAATGCTGAGCTTCCCGCCATCGTCGTCGGCCTGTTTTGCGCAGGGGCTCTATCTGCTTCCATGTCCACCGGAGACAGCCTTGTGCACGCCGCCGCTTCGGTGACGGTCGAGGATGGAATCAAGCCTTTCAAACCCATGTCCGACGAAGCGCGCCGCAAGCTCATTCAAGTGCTGGTCGTAGTGGTGGGTGCGCTGTCTTATGTGTTCGCTGTGAGCGAAGGCGTAAGCCTAGTCGTCCTGCTTCTCACCGCTTATGGCATCATCTGCCAGCTCGCCCCTCCCATCGTTGCCGCCATGTATTGGGGCAGAGCCACCACCGCCGGGATTGTCGCAGGTTTTGCCAGCGGATCGCTCACGGCTGCATTCTTCTTCCTGAGCGGGTACTTCGGTGCAGATTTCAGGCCTTATGACCTTCATGAGGGGATGCTTGGGCTCATGGTCCACATCCCCATACTCATCATCGTCAGCCTCCTTACTCAGCCGCAGGCAGAGCATCACCGCGAGGCGTTCCTAACTCCAGGCTGA
- a CDS encoding Fe2+-dependent dioxygenase produces the protein MILSIEAISDADKLAEIDQAIEKLDWQDGRKTAGKVAARVKDNEQAIMASPAGRALGQMLTPLIMENPVVKAAVRPRRHSKLLVSKTQGGGHYGAHIDNALMGKGDGQMRTDVSFTLFLSDPASYEGGELVVQTAGMTQSIKEAPGHLILYPSTSIHEVRPVTSGTRIVAVGWIESLIRDEAQRELLFDMQNTRASLSAKLPANAPELLMIDKSIANLMRMWAEV, from the coding sequence ATGATCCTCAGCATCGAAGCCATTTCTGACGCGGACAAACTGGCCGAGATCGATCAGGCGATTGAAAAGCTCGACTGGCAGGACGGGCGCAAAACCGCTGGCAAGGTGGCAGCGCGGGTGAAGGATAACGAACAGGCGATCATGGCAAGCCCTGCGGGCCGGGCGCTTGGCCAGATGTTGACGCCGCTCATTATGGAAAACCCGGTGGTAAAGGCCGCCGTGCGCCCGCGTCGCCATTCCAAGCTACTGGTGAGCAAGACGCAAGGAGGCGGGCATTACGGCGCGCATATCGACAATGCTTTGATGGGGAAGGGCGACGGCCAAATGCGCACCGATGTCTCTTTCACCCTCTTTCTAAGCGACCCTGCGAGTTATGAGGGCGGTGAATTGGTGGTGCAGACCGCTGGCATGACCCAGAGTATCAAAGAGGCACCGGGCCATCTTATCTTATACCCCTCGACCAGCATCCACGAAGTAAGGCCCGTGACCAGTGGCACGCGGATTGTCGCAGTGGGCTGGATCGAAAGCCTGATCCGCGATGAGGCACAGCGCGAACTGTTATTCGATATGCAGAACACCCGCGCATCGCTCAGCGCGAAACTTCCCGCCAATGCGCCCGAACTCCTGATGATCGATAAGTCGATTGCCAATCTTATGCGGATGTGGGCTGAGGTTTAG
- the serS gene encoding serine--tRNA ligase, which translates to MHDIRLIRENPEQFDAGLARRGAEPAARRILAIDEERRALTTKLQEMQSRRNEASKAIGQAMGQGDTDKAEALKAEVAQIKTDMPTLEAEEKALGEKLQDALARLPNLPFDDVPDGDDEAGNVEIATWGTKPSFDFEPKEHADIAPALGMDFETGALISGARFTFLRGHMARLHRALGQFMIDRQVSVYGYTECAPPVLVKDEAMYGTDKLPKFAEDSFRTTDDRWLIPTSEVSLTASVMGQLLDESALPLRMTALTQCFRSEAGAAGRDTRGFIRQHQFEKCELVSVVKPEESEAEHERMTRAAEDVLEALHLPYRKMLLCTGDMGFGARKTYDLEVWLPGQGAYREISSCSNTGDFQSRRMNARYRVAGEKKKTEYVHTLNGSGLAVGRTLVAVIENYQQADGSVLVPEALAPYMGGITKLEPMS; encoded by the coding sequence ATGCATGATATTCGCTTAATCCGAGAGAACCCGGAACAATTCGACGCTGGCCTTGCACGCCGAGGCGCTGAGCCGGCTGCGCGACGCATCCTTGCGATTGACGAAGAGCGCCGCGCTCTGACGACGAAGCTGCAAGAGATGCAGTCGCGCCGCAACGAAGCCTCCAAGGCGATTGGCCAAGCCATGGGCCAAGGCGACACCGACAAGGCCGAGGCGCTGAAAGCCGAAGTTGCGCAGATCAAGACCGATATGCCGACGCTTGAGGCTGAGGAGAAGGCGCTGGGGGAAAAGCTGCAAGACGCTTTGGCGCGCCTCCCTAACCTGCCGTTTGACGATGTTCCTGATGGGGATGACGAGGCGGGCAATGTCGAGATCGCCACTTGGGGCACAAAACCAAGCTTTGATTTCGAGCCCAAGGAACACGCCGATATTGCGCCTGCGCTCGGCATGGACTTTGAGACAGGCGCGCTGATTTCTGGCGCGCGTTTCACTTTCCTGAGGGGGCACATGGCGCGGCTCCACCGCGCTTTGGGTCAGTTCATGATCGACCGTCAGGTGAGCGTTTACGGCTACACCGAATGCGCGCCGCCCGTGCTCGTCAAAGACGAGGCGATGTATGGCACCGACAAGCTTCCCAAATTTGCCGAGGACAGCTTTCGCACCACCGATGATCGCTGGTTGATCCCAACGTCTGAAGTCTCGCTGACTGCAAGCGTCATGGGCCAGCTGCTCGACGAAAGCGCCCTGCCCTTGCGCATGACTGCGCTTACCCAGTGCTTTCGCTCCGAAGCGGGCGCTGCGGGGCGCGATACGCGCGGTTTCATCCGCCAGCACCAGTTTGAAAAATGCGAGCTGGTGAGCGTAGTCAAACCTGAGGAATCCGAGGCGGAACACGAGCGCATGACGCGCGCGGCCGAAGACGTGCTCGAAGCGCTTCACCTGCCCTATCGCAAGATGCTGCTGTGCACCGGCGACATGGGCTTTGGTGCGCGCAAGACCTATGACCTTGAGGTGTGGCTGCCGGGGCAAGGCGCCTATCGCGAAATCAGCTCGTGCTCGAACACGGGCGATTTCCAATCGCGGCGCATGAATGCGCGCTACCGCGTGGCGGGCGAGAAGAAGAAGACCGAATACGTCCACACGCTAAACGGTTCAGGCCTTGCCGTGGGCCGCACTCTTGTTGCGGTGATCGAGAATTACCAGCAAGCCGACGGCAGCGTTCTGGTGCCGGAAGCGCTCGCCCCATATATGGGCGGCATCACCAAGCTGGAGCCGATGTCCTGA
- the surE gene encoding 5'/3'-nucleotidase SurE, translating to MRILLTNDDGIRAPGLAVLEKIAAQFSDDVWVCAPSEEQSGAGHSLTLNHPVRLQKFGERRFAVTGTPTDSVTMGLRQVLDSPPDLILSGVNRGANLGDDVTYSGTASAAMEGALAGIRAIALSQVISPETRGTDHEFAQALEWAPKVIEPLIDAPFGNRTFLNVNFPPKGAQGIRVTRQGFHDYSRGSVVEGTDPRGLRYFWFGLHPIEHTLDHGTDLEAIDDRYVTVTPLQLDLTHYPTIDTLAGRFAG from the coding sequence ATGCGCATTCTCCTGACCAATGACGATGGCATCCGTGCACCCGGCCTTGCCGTTCTGGAGAAAATCGCAGCGCAGTTTTCCGATGATGTCTGGGTGTGTGCACCGTCTGAAGAGCAATCGGGTGCAGGCCACTCCTTGACGCTTAATCATCCCGTGCGGCTGCAAAAGTTTGGCGAACGGCGCTTTGCCGTCACGGGCACTCCCACTGACAGCGTCACCATGGGCCTTCGTCAGGTGCTCGACAGCCCGCCCGATCTCATCTTGTCAGGCGTCAATCGCGGCGCGAACTTGGGAGATGATGTGACCTATTCAGGCACCGCCTCTGCCGCAATGGAAGGCGCGCTCGCGGGGATCCGCGCGATTGCTCTGTCACAGGTGATTTCACCCGAAACGCGCGGGACCGATCACGAATTTGCTCAAGCGCTTGAATGGGCTCCCAAAGTCATTGAGCCTTTGATTGATGCGCCCTTTGGCAATCGCACGTTCCTGAACGTCAATTTCCCGCCCAAAGGTGCGCAAGGCATCCGCGTCACCCGGCAAGGCTTTCACGATTATTCGCGCGGCAGCGTTGTCGAAGGCACTGATCCGCGCGGGCTTCGCTATTTCTGGTTCGGGCTCCACCCGATTGAGCACACGCTTGATCACGGGACTGATCTGGAAGCGATTGATGACCGCTATGTCACTGTAACCCCGCTGCAACTCGACTTGACGCATTACCCCACAATCGACACTCTCGCTGGCCGGTTCGCAGGGTAA
- a CDS encoding TrkA family potassium uptake protein, which translates to MQPLRRAVGLPVWADVFLRLGAALGLIFIVVMIHWFDREGLVDNVDGHVSFLDIVYFTMISITTTGFGDIAPVSDSARFKEAVIVTPIRFLVFFIFVGTAYNFIIKRSWEKWRMARIQEKLSDHVVVLGYGVSGSQSVEELIERGTPADKIVVVDPSDDRLREAEKLGVNVLAADATRDETLKAARISTAKNVLVSAGRDDTSILIVLTVRHLAPEVPISVVVRADDNELLARQAGADNVINPVRFTGLLLAGSANGPHIADYLADLASVSGRVHLVERVVTEEECGCSISELGTGGRGLRIYRNGRAIGFWEEECQSLQPGDVIVEIVPSENGNGGG; encoded by the coding sequence ATGCAGCCGCTTCGCCGCGCTGTAGGCCTGCCGGTTTGGGCGGACGTGTTTCTGCGCCTCGGTGCAGCACTGGGTCTGATTTTCATCGTTGTGATGATCCATTGGTTCGACCGCGAGGGGTTGGTCGACAATGTCGATGGGCACGTCAGCTTTCTCGATATTGTCTATTTCACCATGATTTCGATCACGACGACCGGCTTTGGCGATATTGCGCCCGTCTCAGACAGCGCGCGGTTCAAAGAAGCGGTGATCGTCACACCGATCCGCTTTCTGGTTTTCTTTATCTTCGTAGGCACCGCCTACAATTTCATTATCAAACGCAGCTGGGAGAAATGGCGCATGGCCCGCATTCAGGAAAAGCTCTCTGACCATGTGGTTGTCCTTGGCTACGGCGTATCTGGCTCACAGAGCGTCGAGGAATTGATCGAGCGCGGTACGCCCGCAGACAAGATTGTCGTGGTCGACCCAAGCGATGACCGCTTGCGCGAAGCAGAAAAGCTTGGCGTCAATGTGCTTGCAGCGGACGCGACGCGTGATGAAACCTTGAAAGCGGCGCGCATTTCAACTGCGAAAAATGTGCTTGTCTCGGCAGGGCGCGATGACACTTCGATCCTGATCGTGCTTACCGTTCGCCATCTTGCGCCCGAAGTCCCGATCAGCGTGGTGGTGCGCGCTGATGATAACGAGTTGCTGGCACGACAGGCTGGCGCGGACAATGTCATCAATCCGGTCCGCTTTACCGGGCTCCTGCTTGCAGGCTCTGCCAATGGCCCACACATCGCCGACTACCTTGCGGACCTCGCCTCTGTTTCAGGCCGCGTCCATCTGGTTGAGCGCGTGGTTACCGAAGAAGAATGTGGATGCTCCATCTCTGAACTCGGCACCGGCGGGCGAGGCCTGCGCATCTATCGCAATGGCCGCGCCATCGGCTTTTGGGAGGAGGAGTGCCAATCCTTGCAGCCCGGTGATGTGATCGTGGAGATTGTGCCCTCTGAAAATGGCAATGGGGGCGGCTAG
- a CDS encoding DUF1761 domain-containing protein: MNDFALWPVLAGTAAFFVVGAIWYGVLFGKAWQKAAGLSDEDVQSGNMALIFGLTFLFEMLIAMVLWHLIARTNPAPFVVMMMSIGFALGVMVPAIGINYLYQRKSGVLFAIDAGHFILGMAAMGGVFLLFR, translated from the coding sequence ATGAATGATTTTGCATTGTGGCCTGTTCTGGCAGGCACCGCGGCGTTCTTCGTCGTTGGCGCGATCTGGTACGGAGTTTTGTTCGGCAAGGCCTGGCAAAAGGCAGCGGGGCTGTCGGACGAGGACGTTCAATCTGGCAATATGGCGCTCATCTTCGGGCTGACGTTTCTGTTTGAAATGCTGATCGCCATGGTGCTGTGGCACTTGATCGCGCGCACCAACCCTGCGCCTTTTGTGGTGATGATGATGTCGATCGGGTTCGCGCTTGGAGTGATGGTCCCAGCAATTGGCATCAACTATCTCTATCAACGCAAATCAGGCGTGCTTTTCGCAATTGATGCAGGCCACTTCATCCTAGGCATGGCTGCGATGGGCGGGGTGTTTTTGCTTTTTCGCTAG
- the rimO gene encoding 30S ribosomal protein S12 methylthiotransferase RimO produces the protein MSNPTTLPDAKKVGMVSLGCPKALVDSERILTRLRADGYAMSPDYAGADVVLVNTCGFLDSAKEESLAAIGEAISENGRVIVTGCMGEEADAIRAAHPQVLAVTGAHQYEQVVEAVHEHAPPSQGPFVDLIPQPDVKLTPRHYSYLKISEGCNHSCSFCIIPDLRGKLASRRIDAVLREAEKLVAAGTKELLVISQDTSAYGVDTRHEAKAWKGREVRAHMTDLARELGQLRTPDGKTPWVRLHYVYPYPHVDQVIPLMAEGLLTPYLDIPFQHAAPSVLKSMRRPANEAKVLDRIKAWRDICPDIAIRSSFVVGFPGETEADFQYLLDWLEEAQLDRVGGFRFEPVEGARANDLPNPVPESLKEERYARLMEATTRISAAKLQAKVGRNLPVIIDEVGEPDEDGDVGATGRSQADAPEIDGAVYLRNVPETLAAGDIVNVTVEDADEHDLFGVIS, from the coding sequence ATGTCCAACCCAACCACTCTCCCTGACGCCAAGAAAGTCGGAATGGTCTCGCTTGGCTGCCCTAAGGCGCTGGTCGATTCAGAACGCATCCTCACGCGGCTGCGCGCCGACGGTTATGCGATGAGCCCTGACTATGCGGGCGCGGATGTGGTTCTGGTCAACACCTGCGGCTTCCTCGACAGCGCCAAGGAAGAAAGCCTTGCCGCCATTGGCGAGGCGATTTCCGAGAATGGTCGCGTCATCGTCACCGGCTGCATGGGTGAAGAGGCCGACGCGATCCGAGCTGCCCATCCGCAAGTGCTGGCGGTCACGGGCGCGCATCAATATGAGCAGGTGGTGGAGGCCGTGCACGAGCACGCGCCCCCATCGCAGGGGCCGTTTGTGGACCTCATCCCGCAGCCCGATGTGAAGCTGACGCCGCGCCACTACAGCTATCTGAAGATTTCCGAGGGGTGCAATCACTCCTGCTCTTTCTGCATCATTCCCGACCTTCGCGGAAAGCTTGCCAGCCGCCGCATCGACGCGGTGCTGCGCGAGGCGGAAAAGCTCGTGGCGGCCGGCACGAAAGAGCTTTTGGTGATCTCTCAGGACACGAGCGCCTATGGAGTTGATACCCGTCACGAGGCGAAAGCGTGGAAAGGCCGCGAAGTGCGCGCGCACATGACCGACCTCGCGCGTGAGCTTGGCCAACTGCGCACCCCTGATGGCAAAACGCCGTGGGTCCGCCTCCACTATGTCTACCCCTACCCCCATGTGGATCAGGTCATCCCACTCATGGCTGAGGGGCTTCTTACTCCTTATCTCGACATCCCATTTCAGCACGCCGCGCCTTCTGTGCTCAAATCCATGCGCCGCCCAGCGAATGAGGCGAAAGTGCTGGACCGGATCAAGGCATGGCGCGATATCTGCCCCGATATTGCGATCCGCTCGTCCTTTGTGGTCGGGTTCCCCGGCGAGACGGAAGCGGATTTCCAATACCTCCTCGACTGGCTCGAAGAGGCGCAACTGGACCGGGTGGGCGGTTTCCGTTTTGAACCCGTCGAAGGCGCGCGTGCCAATGACCTGCCCAATCCGGTACCAGAGAGCCTCAAGGAAGAACGATACGCCCGGCTTATGGAAGCGACGACACGCATCAGCGCCGCCAAGCTTCAGGCCAAAGTCGGACGCAACCTGCCCGTGATCATCGATGAGGTCGGCGAACCAGACGAGGACGGTGATGTTGGTGCAACCGGGCGATCACAAGCCGATGCGCCAGAGATCGACGGGGCAGTTTATTTGCGCAACGTCCCTGAAACGCTGGCAGCAGGCGATATTGTCAATGTGACCGTCGAAGATGCCGATGAGCACGACCTCTTCGGCGTGATTTCCTAA
- a CDS encoding transglutaminase family protein — protein MSINISSHFVFELDEPTDCLMQFEAASLPEQEISSVRTLLDPSDTAVRVPAQDGIGERIWMRAKGRVEVSYEAEATIARIAPDMSSLDQLPTHMLPGEAVQYLLDSRYCRADQFQHFVASRFGSSTGGKRVAAIRDWVAHNFSYVPGSSNVQTDAAESFITRQGICRDYAHMVVALARASTIPARYVAGYAPGVSPQDFHALAEVFLADPNNAGGGTWQLVDATGMASAMDTVKIGVGRDAADVSFLTTFGPNRFLESRVSVHGN, from the coding sequence ATGTCGATCAACATCTCTTCGCATTTCGTGTTTGAATTGGACGAGCCCACTGACTGCCTCATGCAGTTCGAAGCGGCGTCCTTACCCGAACAGGAAATTTCGAGTGTTCGCACCTTGTTAGACCCGTCCGACACTGCCGTACGCGTGCCAGCGCAAGATGGCATTGGCGAGCGGATATGGATGCGTGCCAAGGGGCGGGTCGAAGTTTCCTATGAGGCTGAGGCGACAATTGCCCGCATCGCTCCGGATATGTCATCGCTTGATCAGCTGCCTACCCATATGCTTCCGGGTGAAGCGGTGCAGTACCTTTTAGACTCGCGCTATTGCCGGGCCGATCAATTTCAGCACTTTGTCGCCTCGCGCTTCGGCTCCAGCACTGGCGGGAAGCGGGTTGCCGCCATCCGCGATTGGGTCGCTCACAATTTTTCCTATGTGCCCGGTTCGAGCAATGTCCAGACTGATGCCGCCGAAAGCTTTATAACCCGGCAAGGCATTTGCCGCGATTATGCGCATATGGTGGTCGCCTTGGCTCGCGCATCGACCATCCCTGCGCGCTATGTGGCCGGTTATGCCCCCGGTGTATCGCCGCAAGATTTTCACGCATTGGCTGAGGTGTTTCTAGCAGACCCGAACAATGCGGGCGGTGGCACTTGGCAATTGGTCGATGCAACCGGAATGGCCAGCGCAATGGACACGGTGAAGATCGGAGTGGGCCGCGATGCCGCAGATGTGAGCTTTCTCACAACCTTCGGACCAAACCGCTTCCTTGAAAGCCGGGTAAGCGTACATGGCAATTAG
- a CDS encoding LacI family DNA-binding transcriptional regulator has protein sequence MMDDLRKNARITSFDVAERAGVSQSTVSRALSGSAVISEATRQKVISAAQEMGYFVDERAARLRRGHTGTLAVVVICMPGSGARDVNPFSYALLGGICAAAADLGLEVLVSLQAEEDKLFGHYVERGQAEGLIVIGTTANLPAWEYFREIGTSAELTGAPVAFWGSPLGDLDRVLSDNEAGARAAADHLIDQGAKNLVCIGSLGSPQRQFAERVEAFLAQARLRGVKAELIEIEPADARRDQGRQAAEKLLIEHPTCDGVFAVCDALAFGVLDALQAGGKTVPEDIRLVGFDGIPASEMTTPALTTIEPDLDMAGRMLVQTVAGSLAGEGADAAKARPKVQRVPVKLVKRASA, from the coding sequence ATGATGGACGATCTTCGCAAAAATGCGCGGATCACCAGTTTTGACGTGGCTGAACGCGCAGGCGTGAGCCAATCGACCGTCAGCCGCGCGCTGTCGGGTTCCGCTGTTATCAGCGAGGCGACCCGGCAAAAAGTTATAAGCGCGGCTCAGGAAATGGGCTATTTCGTCGACGAACGCGCGGCGCGTTTACGGCGTGGGCATACGGGCACCTTGGCGGTTGTCGTCATCTGTATGCCGGGCTCTGGCGCGCGCGATGTGAACCCGTTCTCCTATGCCCTGCTTGGCGGGATATGCGCCGCCGCCGCCGACCTGGGGTTGGAAGTGCTCGTCTCGCTTCAGGCGGAAGAGGACAAGCTGTTCGGCCATTATGTTGAACGCGGTCAGGCAGAGGGGCTGATTGTAATTGGCACCACCGCCAATCTTCCGGCGTGGGAATATTTCCGCGAGATCGGAACGAGCGCCGAGTTGACAGGCGCGCCAGTCGCCTTCTGGGGCTCGCCCTTGGGGGATCTGGACAGAGTGCTTTCCGACAATGAAGCGGGCGCGCGGGCGGCGGCAGATCATTTGATTGACCAAGGCGCAAAAAACCTTGTCTGCATCGGTTCATTAGGCAGTCCTCAGCGCCAATTTGCTGAACGGGTGGAGGCTTTTCTCGCGCAAGCGCGTTTGCGCGGGGTGAAGGCTGAGCTGATCGAGATTGAGCCTGCAGATGCGCGGCGCGATCAAGGACGTCAAGCCGCAGAAAAGCTGCTAATCGAGCATCCCACTTGCGACGGCGTTTTTGCCGTGTGTGATGCGCTGGCCTTTGGTGTGCTTGATGCGCTCCAAGCGGGCGGCAAGACGGTGCCCGAAGATATTCGCCTTGTCGGCTTTGATGGCATCCCGGCTAGCGAAATGACTACCCCTGCGCTCACCACGATTGAGCCTGACCTTGATATGGCGGGCCGGATGCTGGTTCAAACTGTCGCAGGAAGCCTTGCTGGTGAGGGCGCAGATGCCGCCAAGGCGCGGCCAAAGGTTCAACGCGTTCCGGTGAAGCTTGTCAAACGCGCGAGTGCTTGA
- the zwf gene encoding glucose-6-phosphate dehydrogenase: MPATQFAADRLLLFGATGDLSRRKLLPSLCALDADGLLSDELRIIGTARSDLDDAGFRNMAREAMEEFLPADRRGSMAGFLNRLSYQTLDASTLDGFDALAAKVEDAGEKGADGGIAIFLSTAPSLFGPTIKGLEKAGLTGDKVRMCLEKPLGSDLDSSAEINDAVASAFPEERIFRIDHYLGKETVQNLLALRFANILFEPIWNSNVIEHVQITVAETVGLEGRVGFYNDAGALRDMVQNHMLQLLALVAMEPPTSFDATAVRDEKVKVLRALRQTSASETVTGQYRAGASDGKAVPGYDEELGEASDTETFVAIKAHVDNWRWKGVPFYLRTGKRMPERVTEILVQFRCVPHSIFEGTGAGLHPNRLLIGIQPEEDITLSLMAKVPGLDEDGVRLREVPLAITMPDAFAEAQRRIAYERLLLDLIKGDQTLFVRRDEVEAQWQWIDHIRAEWEKQGKKPQTYMAGTWGPSGAVALTERDGVSWHE, encoded by the coding sequence ATGCCTGCGACCCAATTTGCCGCTGACCGCTTGCTTTTATTCGGAGCGACCGGCGACTTGTCGAGGCGCAAACTTTTGCCATCGCTGTGCGCTTTGGACGCTGATGGACTGCTGTCAGACGAATTGCGCATCATCGGCACCGCGCGAAGTGATCTGGATGATGCAGGCTTTCGCAATATGGCGCGCGAGGCGATGGAAGAATTTTTGCCAGCCGACCGGCGCGGCAGCATGGCGGGATTCCTCAATCGGCTGTCCTATCAAACGCTTGATGCAAGCACGCTTGACGGTTTCGACGCGCTCGCCGCCAAGGTTGAAGACGCAGGGGAAAAAGGGGCTGACGGAGGCATTGCGATCTTCCTATCCACCGCGCCAAGCCTGTTTGGGCCCACCATAAAGGGGCTCGAAAAAGCAGGACTGACAGGTGACAAGGTCCGGATGTGCCTTGAAAAGCCGCTTGGCTCAGACCTTGATAGCTCAGCTGAGATCAATGATGCGGTGGCCTCCGCCTTCCCGGAAGAGCGGATTTTCCGCATCGACCACTACCTTGGCAAAGAAACGGTGCAGAACCTCCTCGCGCTGCGTTTTGCCAATATTCTGTTTGAGCCGATCTGGAACTCGAACGTTATCGAACACGTCCAGATTACTGTCGCAGAGACAGTGGGACTTGAAGGGCGCGTGGGCTTTTACAACGACGCAGGCGCGCTTCGCGATATGGTGCAAAACCATATGCTCCAACTTTTGGCACTGGTTGCGATGGAGCCGCCGACCTCGTTTGATGCAACCGCTGTGCGCGATGAAAAGGTAAAGGTGCTGCGCGCGCTTCGTCAAACATCGGCGAGCGAAACGGTCACGGGCCAATACCGCGCAGGCGCGAGCGATGGCAAAGCGGTGCCCGGATATGATGAGGAATTGGGCGAGGCGTCCGACACCGAAACTTTCGTCGCGATCAAGGCTCATGTCGATAATTGGCGCTGGAAGGGCGTCCCCTTTTACCTGCGCACCGGCAAACGTATGCCAGAGCGTGTCACCGAAATCCTGGTTCAATTTCGCTGTGTGCCCCACTCCATCTTCGAAGGGACGGGCGCGGGACTACACCCCAATCGCCTGCTCATCGGGATTCAGCCAGAAGAGGACATTACGCTATCCCTGATGGCGAAAGTGCCGGGACTTGACGAAGACGGCGTGCGCCTTCGCGAAGTGCCCCTTGCCATCACCATGCCCGACGCCTTTGCCGAGGCGCAGCGGCGTATCGCTTATGAAAGGCTGCTGCTCGACCTTATCAAGGGCGATCAAACCCTGTTCGTGCGCCGCGATGAGGTCGAAGCGCAATGGCAATGGATCGACCACATCCGCGCCGAGTGGGAAAAGCAAGGCAAGAAGCCGCAAACCTATATGGCGGGCACATGGGGACCATCGGGCGCAGTGGCACTGACGGAACGCGATGGAGTGAGCTGGCATGAGTAA